DNA sequence from the Hyalangium ruber genome:
GGATCTGCTCTCGCTGCTGCGCGGAGCCTTCGAGCGACTCGCGCGCACCCAGAACCTCTCCCTGCGCTCCGAGGGCGCCCCACCCGCCGTGCCGGTGCGTGGACTCCACTCCGAGCTGCTCCTGCTGACCCGGACCCTAGCCCGAAGCCTGGCCGCCACGGGGACTCCTCAGGTGGACCTCGGTATCGAGGCCCGGGAGACCGTGAAGATGTGGAGAGTGAGCCTGAGCACGACTTCGGATCAGCCGCTCCCGGCGAGGATGATGCAGCGCTTGGACGGGCTGGTTCAGAAGCTGGGCGGCACACTGGCGGTACGGCTCTCGCCTTGCCTCGAGCTGACCCTGCAACTGCCCGCGGCGATGACCTGATACACGGGCGTGGACGCACGCGCGCGGATGTTCCAATGATGTGGCCCCCGCTTTGCCGAGGCCCATCATGGAGCTGCGAATCCAGAACCTGTCCAAGCGCTATCCCAACGGGACGCAGGCGCTCGCGGACGTAACGCTCACCGTGAAGCCGGGGATGTTCGGGCTGCTGGGCCCCAACGGCGCCGGCAAGTCCACGCTGATGCGCACCCTGGCCACGCTCCAGGAGGCCGACAGCGGCAGCGCCACCCTGGGCGAGATCAACGTGCTGCGGGACAAGGACGCGGTCCGCCAGGTGCTGGGCTACCTGCCCCAGGACTTCGGCCTCTACCCGAAGGTAGCCGCCGAGGACCTGCTGGAGCACCTGGCCACCCTCAAGGGCATCCGGAACGCGAAGGAGCGCAAGCAGGTGGTCGCGGCGCTCTTGCAGCAGACCAACCTCCACGCCGCGCGCAAGAAGCCGCTGGGCAGCTTCTCGGGCGGCATGCGCCAGCGCTTCGGCATCGCCCAGGCGCTCCTGGGCAACCCGCGCCTGCTCATCGTGGACGAACCCACCGCGGGCTTGGATCCCGAGGAGCGCGTGCGCTTCCACAACCTGCTGTCGGAGATCGGCCGCGACGTCATCGTCATCCTCTCCACGCACATCGTCTCGGATGTCCACGAGCTGTGCGCGCAGATGGCGGTGATGAACGGGGGCCGGGTGCTACTCACCGGTGAGCCCCAGGCCGTCATCTCCCAGTTGTCCGGCCGCATCTGGCGGCGCTTCGTGGAGAAGGCGGAGCTGCCCACGCTCCAATCCCAGTATCAGATCATCTCCACGCGGCTGGTGACGGGGCGCACCCGCGTCCACGTCTACAGCGAGAGCGCGCCGGGCGCGGGCTTCGAGCCGGTGGAGCCAGATCTCGAGGACGCCTACTTCGCCACCATCAAGGGCCACGTGCGGGACGCGCCGGCCCCCTCGCTCCAGGCCCAGGGCTGAGGAGGCACGCCATGCTCGCCATCGCCCTCTTCGAGCTGCGTCGCCGGCTGGGGATGCTGTCCACCTGGGTCTACTTCGGCGTCTACCTGGCGCTCGGCTTCATCACGATGAACGCGGCGGGTGGCGCCTGGGAGGGCGTCGTCTTCAGCGCGGGAGGCGGCGGCAAGGTGCTCGCCAACTCGCCCCACTCGCTCGGGATGATGATGGCCTTCCTGGGCTACACCGGCGTCATCATCACCGGCGCGATGATGGGGCAGGCCGTCTACCAGGACTTCGCCGCGGGCACCCATACCCTCTTCTTCACCACGCCCATCTCCAAGGCCCAGTATCTCTTCGGCCGCTTCCTGGGGGCCTTCCTCGTCCTGCTCGTCATCTTCAGCAGCCTGGGACTGGGCGCCTTCGTGGGCAGCCACATGCCCTGGCTCCAGAAGCATCTGGTGGGGCCCACCCTGCCCGCCGCCTACCTGCGGCCGTACCTGCTGAGCGTGCTGCCCAACCTGATCATCACCGGCTCGCTCTTCTTCGCGCTGGCCACGCTCACCCGGCGCATCCTCCCCGTCTACGTCGCCAGCGTGGTGCTCTTCATCGGCTACCTCGTCGGCAGCAACCTGCTGGCCGAGCTGGACACCAAGTGGATCGCCGCGCTGGTGGATCCCTTCGGCCTGTCCGCGCAAGGCTTCGCGAGCGAGTACTGGACGGTGGCCGAGAAGAACACGCAGCTCCTGCCCCTGGAGGGCTGGTTCCTCGTCAACCGGCTCGTGTGGCTGGCCATCGGCATGGGCGCCCTCGCCTTCACCTACCTGCGCTTCCAGCGCACCCATGCCCTGGATCTGAAGGGCGCGAAGGAGCAGACGCCCCGCGAGGCCGAGACCGCCACGGCCGTTCTCGTGCCACCACCCGCCACCCGGGACTTCCGGTCCACCACCTTCCTGGGGCTGCTGCCCCGACTGGCGTGGCTCGATCTGAAGGAGACGGTGAAGAACGTCTACTTCGTGGTGATGGTGCTCGCGGGCGTGCTCTTCGTCCTCATCAGCTCGCGCGCGCTGGGGAGCATCTACGGCACGAACACCTGGCCGGTGACGTACATGGTGCTGGAGCTGGTGGGCGGCACCTTCTCCCTCTTCCACGTCATCATCATCACCTTCTACTCGGGCGAGCTCATCTGGCGGGAGCGCGACGCGCACATGAGCGGGTTGATGGACACGCTGCCCACTCCCGGCTGGCTGCCCTATGTCACCAAGCTGCTGGCGCTGATGGGCGTGCAGGTGCTGCTCACCTTCGTGGTGCTCGCCTGCGGCATGCTCGTCCAGCTCACGCGGGGCTACACCCAGTTCGAACTGGGGCTCTATCTGCAAGAGCTGTTCGGCATGCGGCTGCTGGACCTGTGGCTGTTGTGCGTGCTCGCCGTGTTCATCCACGTGGTGGTCAACCACAAGTACCTGGGGCACTTCGTCATGGTGCTCTACCTGATGGTGAGCACCTTCGCCGCGCAGCTCGGCTTCGAGCACAACCTGTACCGGTTCGGCGGCACGCCTCCGTATACGTACTCGGACATGAACGGCTATGGGCCGTTCCTCCGGCCGTTCTACTGGTTCCAGGGGTACTGGGCGCTGACAGCCGTGGTGCTCGCGCTGGTGGCGCACCTGGGCTGGGTGCGCGGTACGGAGGAGGGCCGGCGCTCGCGGCTCCTGAGCGTGCGGGCGCGCCTGTCCCACCCAGTGCGCTTCGGACTGGCGCTGTCGCTGCTCGCCTTGGCCCTGGTGGGTACCTACATCTTCCACAACACCAACCGCCTCAACCGCTTCACCACCGAGCGCGAGGAGCAGGAGGAGCTCGCCGAGTACGAGCGAAAGTACAAGGCCCTCGAAAAGGAGCCTCAGCCGCGCATCGTCGCGGTGAAGGTACAGACGGACCTCTACCCCCAGGAGGCCCGCGTCCACTTCCAGGGTACCTACGGCCTGGAGAACCGCTCAGGCCAGCCGGTGAAAGCCATCTACGTGGCGCTCCCCGCCACCAAGGAGCTCACCGTGAAGCGACTCTCGGTGGCAGGCATGGAGGCGCCGAGCGAGCAGGACGCGAAGCACGGCCTCTCCACCTACCGCCTGTCCGAGCCGCTACCGCCGGGCGCGAAGGCGGAGCTGCACTTCGACCTCGAATACACCTCGCGTGGCTTCAAGAACGACGCTCAGAACACCGAGGTGGTGGAGAACGG
Encoded proteins:
- a CDS encoding ABC transporter ATP-binding protein, with the protein product MELRIQNLSKRYPNGTQALADVTLTVKPGMFGLLGPNGAGKSTLMRTLATLQEADSGSATLGEINVLRDKDAVRQVLGYLPQDFGLYPKVAAEDLLEHLATLKGIRNAKERKQVVAALLQQTNLHAARKKPLGSFSGGMRQRFGIAQALLGNPRLLIVDEPTAGLDPEERVRFHNLLSEIGRDVIVILSTHIVSDVHELCAQMAVMNGGRVLLTGEPQAVISQLSGRIWRRFVEKAELPTLQSQYQIISTRLVTGRTRVHVYSESAPGAGFEPVEPDLEDAYFATIKGHVRDAPAPSLQAQG
- a CDS encoding M1 family aminopeptidase, which codes for MLAIALFELRRRLGMLSTWVYFGVYLALGFITMNAAGGAWEGVVFSAGGGGKVLANSPHSLGMMMAFLGYTGVIITGAMMGQAVYQDFAAGTHTLFFTTPISKAQYLFGRFLGAFLVLLVIFSSLGLGAFVGSHMPWLQKHLVGPTLPAAYLRPYLLSVLPNLIITGSLFFALATLTRRILPVYVASVVLFIGYLVGSNLLAELDTKWIAALVDPFGLSAQGFASEYWTVAEKNTQLLPLEGWFLVNRLVWLAIGMGALAFTYLRFQRTHALDLKGAKEQTPREAETATAVLVPPPATRDFRSTTFLGLLPRLAWLDLKETVKNVYFVVMVLAGVLFVLISSRALGSIYGTNTWPVTYMVLELVGGTFSLFHVIIITFYSGELIWRERDAHMSGLMDTLPTPGWLPYVTKLLALMGVQVLLTFVVLACGMLVQLTRGYTQFELGLYLQELFGMRLLDLWLLCVLAVFIHVVVNHKYLGHFVMVLYLMVSTFAAQLGFEHNLYRFGGTPPYTYSDMNGYGPFLRPFYWFQGYWALTAVVLALVAHLGWVRGTEEGRRSRLLSVRARLSHPVRFGLALSLLALALVGTYIFHNTNRLNRFTTEREEQEELAEYERKYKALEKEPQPRIVAVKVQTDLYPQEARVHFQGTYGLENRSGQPVKAIYVALPATKELTVKRLSVAGMEAPSEQDAKHGLSTYRLSEPLPPGAKAELHFDLEYTSRGFKNDAQNTEVVENGSFLNSNLLPHLGYSEGAELSDEDIRKRMGLPHKERMADVNDLNARMNTYITSDSDWVTFEATVSTSPDQIALAPGYLEREWTEGGRRYFHYKMDRPILNFYSFLSARWQVRRDKWNDVAIEVYYHPGHEYNVERMVDAVKASLDYYTQAFSPYQHRQVRILEFPRYATFAQSFPNTIPYSESIGFIARVDPDDPEDVDYPYYVTAHEVAHQWWAHQVIGGNVQGATLLSETLSQYSALMVMKRKYGAERMGRFLRHELDRYLRSRAIERNKEMPLARVENQAYVHYNKGSLVMYALQDYVGEDKVNQALAAFLKKTAYQQPPFTHSPELIAELRAVTPEHLRYLIEDLFERITLYENRAVTATSTARPDGKFEVKLTAKARKVEANGLGEEKDLSLDDWVDVGVLDKDGKPLYLERHRVQAQDVSFTVVVDQQPFKAGLDPLYKLIDRKPDDNTVRVEAL